In the genome of Olsenella profusa DSM 13989, one region contains:
- a CDS encoding aspartate-semialdehyde dehydrogenase codes for MSDRVVAILGATGVVGTQMRECLEERDFPVGKLVPLASARSAGRRLPFRGGEVEVREATPEAFEGVDIVLGAVGDAQARELLPEAVRRGAVCVDNSHAFRLRDDVPLVVPEINAADIADHPAGIIANPNCATIIGLVPVWPLHQAAHVTRLIVSTYQAASGSGKSGLDELERETRLVAAGEPVTGGFGPFPAQLEHNLFPQIGSFKDEAYTSEEWKLQNEGRKIMHLPELRVNCTCVRVPVSRSHSESITVEFERPLSPDEAREILVGTPGVKVVDDPASLSYPMPIDTSDQDLVYVGRIRRDLSAPDGASALALFCAGDQIRKGAATNAVQIAEYLL; via the coding sequence ATGTCAGACAGGGTAGTCGCCATACTGGGTGCCACGGGCGTCGTGGGCACCCAGATGCGGGAGTGCCTCGAGGAGCGTGACTTCCCCGTGGGGAAGCTCGTGCCGCTGGCGAGCGCACGCTCCGCAGGCAGGAGGCTGCCCTTCAGGGGCGGTGAGGTCGAGGTGCGCGAGGCCACACCCGAGGCGTTCGAGGGCGTTGACATCGTGCTGGGTGCCGTCGGTGACGCCCAGGCCAGGGAGCTGCTCCCCGAGGCCGTCAGGCGTGGGGCGGTATGCGTGGACAACTCGCATGCCTTCCGCCTGCGCGACGACGTGCCCCTGGTCGTGCCCGAGATCAACGCCGCGGACATTGCCGACCACCCCGCCGGCATCATTGCCAACCCCAACTGTGCCACCATCATCGGTCTCGTGCCTGTGTGGCCCCTGCACCAGGCGGCGCACGTCACTCGTCTCATCGTGTCCACGTATCAGGCGGCGTCGGGCTCCGGCAAGTCGGGCCTCGACGAGCTCGAGCGCGAGACCAGGCTCGTGGCCGCGGGCGAGCCCGTGACCGGTGGCTTTGGTCCCTTCCCGGCACAGCTCGAGCACAACCTCTTCCCGCAGATCGGCTCCTTCAAGGACGAGGCCTACACCTCCGAGGAGTGGAAGCTGCAGAACGAGGGGCGCAAGATCATGCACCTGCCCGAGCTGCGCGTCAACTGCACCTGCGTGCGCGTGCCCGTCTCGCGCAGCCACTCGGAGTCCATCACCGTGGAGTTCGAGCGGCCGCTCTCTCCCGACGAGGCGCGCGAGATCCTCGTCGGGACACCGGGCGTGAAGGTCGTGGATGACCCCGCCAGCCTGAGCTATCCCATGCCAATCGACACGTCCGACCAGGACCTCGTGTACGTGGGCCGCATTCGTCGCGACCTCTCCGCCCCCGACGGGGCGAGCGCGCTCGCGCTCTTCTGTGCGGGCGACCAGATTCGCAAGGGCGCGGCCACCAATGCCGTGCAGATCGCCGAGTACCTGCTGTAG
- a CDS encoding SPFH domain-containing protein — protein sequence MIATIVLVIIVLFVLANGLFVVPQQHCAAIERLGRFSSIRSAGLNFKIPFVDHARLISMMTQDERMTFDAKTKDNVTIELDVSIQFRVDGTPVQDIMQSGVYRSIYTLTDPVGQMKDYFADALRSEIPARTLEEVFIEKEAIASSIDHSVADKMLAYGYTVVATLITAIRLPQEVQESMNRIVASKNNLESATNDANAARQKTVIAAQAEAEAMRARGEGIANQRTAIAEGIKQSLDTIRDSGVSSQEANSLFMFSQWTEMMTDVSHNGASTIVLPSDFDQTTFAQMLTAERAKGRG from the coding sequence ATGATCGCCACCATCGTTCTCGTCATCATCGTCCTGTTCGTGCTCGCCAACGGGCTCTTCGTGGTGCCCCAGCAGCACTGCGCCGCCATCGAGCGCCTGGGCAGGTTCAGCTCCATCCGCAGCGCCGGCCTCAACTTCAAGATCCCCTTCGTCGACCATGCGCGCCTCATCAGCATGATGACGCAGGACGAGCGCATGACCTTCGACGCCAAGACCAAGGACAACGTCACCATCGAGCTGGACGTCTCCATCCAGTTCCGCGTGGATGGCACGCCCGTGCAGGACATCATGCAGTCCGGCGTGTACCGCAGCATCTACACCCTCACCGACCCGGTGGGACAGATGAAGGACTACTTCGCTGACGCGCTGCGCTCCGAGATCCCCGCACGCACGCTCGAGGAGGTCTTCATCGAGAAGGAGGCCATCGCGAGCTCCATCGACCACTCCGTGGCCGACAAGATGCTGGCCTACGGCTACACCGTGGTGGCCACGCTCATCACGGCCATCCGCCTGCCCCAGGAGGTCCAAGAGTCGATGAACCGCATCGTCGCCTCCAAGAACAACCTCGAGAGCGCCACCAACGACGCCAACGCCGCCCGCCAGAAGACGGTCATCGCCGCCCAAGCCGAGGCGGAGGCCATGCGCGCCCGTGGCGAGGGCATCGCCAACCAGCGCACGGCCATCGCCGAGGGCATCAAGCAGTCGCTCGACACCATCCGCGACAGCGGCGTCTCGAGCCAGGAGGCCAACAGCCTCTTCATGTTCTCGCAGTGGACCGAGATGATGACGGACGTCAGCCACAACGGCGCCTCGACCATCGTGCTGCCGTCCGACTTCGACCAGACGACCTTCGCGCAGATGCTCACGGCCGAGCGGGCGAAGGGGCGGGGGTAA
- a CDS encoding ATP-binding cassette domain-containing protein gives MSGTHFSTAGTHEGTGRGVHVVVSHLTKRIRGVEVLSDISLEVPPGSTVGLSGANGSGKTMLMRAVLGLIRPNSGEVRVDGKVVGKDISFPPSVGVLLEGPAFLASRSGLENLRLLASVRDVATEEDCLAVLRDVGLDPRDRRPFRKYSLGMKQRLGIAGALLERPSLIILDEPTNALDASGVEMVTRLVRREQGRGATILLACHASAILHELSDEIYAMAEGHVDGHESFVRGEEHDGAEH, from the coding sequence ATGAGTGGCACACATTTCTCCACTGCAGGTACCCATGAGGGTACGGGCCGGGGTGTCCATGTTGTGGTATCCCATCTCACAAAGCGTATCCGTGGAGTCGAGGTGCTCTCGGACATCTCCCTTGAGGTGCCGCCGGGCTCCACCGTTGGCCTCTCCGGTGCCAATGGTTCGGGAAAGACCATGCTCATGCGCGCGGTGCTTGGTCTCATCCGCCCAAACTCCGGCGAGGTGCGCGTGGACGGAAAGGTTGTGGGGAAAGACATCTCCTTTCCGCCAAGTGTTGGCGTGCTTCTGGAAGGGCCAGCTTTCCTTGCATCGCGGAGCGGACTTGAGAACCTTCGACTGCTTGCCTCGGTGCGCGATGTTGCGACTGAGGAGGATTGCCTTGCCGTGTTGCGTGACGTTGGTCTTGACCCCAGAGACAGGCGTCCCTTCAGGAAGTACTCGTTGGGGATGAAGCAGCGTCTGGGCATCGCAGGTGCACTCTTGGAGCGACCCAGCCTCATCATTCTCGACGAGCCCACGAACGCGCTGGATGCATCTGGCGTGGAGATGGTGACACGGCTGGTGCGACGCGAACAGGGGCGTGGCGCGACCATCCTGCTCGCCTGCCACGCCTCTGCCATTCTGCATGAGCTTTCCGATGAAATCTACGCTATGGCCGAGGGACACGTGGACGGTCACGAGAGCTTTGTGAGAGGGGAGGAGCACGATGGCGCGGAACACTAG
- a CDS encoding aspartate kinase → MIKVAKFGGSSVADAGQFKKVRDVVLSDPDRAFVVVSASGKRFSSDNKVTDLLLLVNAHIQYHVDGTDLLRDIEQRFVDIASELGLSYPVRERFEELIAGIHRHSAEYIVSRGEFFTAQFMAEYLGRPFVDAADVIVFHHDGKVDMDRTQARLREAVQRLGSFVLPGFYGSTVDGTIKLFERGGGDITGAILARCIDANLYENWTDVSGFLSADPRIVENPRTIHRITFDEMRELSYMGASVLQEDSIFPVREVGIPIQIKNTNRPDKRGTIIRETAEEGRSEHLITGIAGKRDFMAVHVMRAHMSNKVGFVRRALSIFEKYDVSVEHIPTGVDSFGIVINGDDVQDSIYSIVNDLQHELKPDSVNVVDQLALISVVGRNMSRRAGTSGRIFGALGEAGINIRMITQSSQEISIILGVNNSDFDRAINVIYDQFVKNEVLLKPEELNR, encoded by the coding sequence ATGATCAAGGTAGCCAAGTTTGGTGGGTCAAGCGTTGCCGATGCCGGCCAGTTCAAGAAGGTGCGCGATGTGGTCCTGTCCGACCCAGACCGCGCGTTCGTGGTCGTGTCTGCGTCGGGCAAGCGGTTCTCAAGTGACAACAAGGTCACGGACCTGCTGCTGCTTGTGAACGCCCACATCCAGTACCACGTGGATGGCACCGACCTTCTGCGCGACATCGAGCAGCGCTTTGTGGACATCGCCAGCGAGCTGGGGCTCTCCTATCCCGTGCGCGAGAGGTTCGAGGAGCTCATCGCAGGCATCCACAGGCACTCCGCCGAGTACATCGTGAGCCGCGGGGAGTTCTTCACGGCCCAGTTCATGGCCGAGTACCTGGGTCGCCCCTTCGTGGACGCCGCCGACGTCATCGTGTTCCACCACGACGGCAAGGTGGACATGGACCGCACGCAGGCGCGCCTGCGCGAGGCCGTCCAGCGTCTGGGCAGCTTCGTGCTGCCGGGCTTCTACGGTTCCACGGTGGATGGCACCATCAAGCTCTTCGAGCGTGGCGGCGGCGACATCACGGGTGCCATCCTCGCCCGCTGCATCGACGCCAACCTCTACGAGAACTGGACGGACGTTTCGGGCTTCTTGTCCGCCGACCCACGCATCGTGGAGAACCCGCGCACCATCCACCGCATCACCTTTGACGAGATGCGCGAGCTCTCCTACATGGGCGCCTCGGTCCTGCAGGAGGACTCCATCTTCCCCGTGCGCGAGGTGGGCATTCCCATCCAGATCAAGAACACCAACCGGCCCGACAAGCGGGGCACCATCATCCGCGAGACCGCCGAGGAGGGGCGAAGCGAGCACCTCATCACCGGCATCGCCGGCAAGAGGGACTTCATGGCCGTGCACGTGATGCGTGCCCACATGTCCAACAAGGTGGGCTTCGTACGTCGCGCGCTCTCCATCTTCGAGAAGTACGACGTCTCCGTCGAGCACATCCCCACGGGCGTTGACTCCTTCGGCATCGTCATCAACGGCGATGACGTGCAGGACTCCATCTACTCCATCGTCAACGACCTGCAGCACGAGCTCAAGCCCGATAGCGTCAACGTCGTCGACCAGCTGGCGCTCATCTCGGTCGTCGGCCGCAACATGAGCCGCCGCGCCGGCACCTCTGGGCGCATCTTTGGCGCGCTCGGCGAGGCGGGCATCAACATCCGCATGATCACGCAGAGCTCGCAGGAGATCTCCATCATCCTGGGCGTCAACAACTCGGACTTCGACCGCGCCATCAACGTGATCTATGACCAGTTCGTCAAGAACGAGGTGCTGCTCAAGCCCGAGGAGCTCAACAGGTAG
- a CDS encoding helix-turn-helix transcriptional regulator: protein MILLVLAAHLRVALFVGALCALIWLLCEGLRARVLDTRIVTAVIAFGALGILGGDFLVDLLGFYLVGNDVLTAPFGGRAAFGAIVSSLGYVLSSLYGLLCIAACLRTQRNAQVLELLGEQPSSEERLRYTLRGRGLTHIQEDVVLGILRGQTSAQIGLALHYSRGAINTARAAAYKRLDVHSRSELIATLHQLSGL, encoded by the coding sequence ATGATTCTTCTGGTGCTGGCGGCTCACCTACGGGTCGCGCTCTTTGTTGGGGCCCTCTGTGCGCTGATATGGCTGCTGTGCGAAGGGCTTCGTGCCCGTGTCCTTGACACGAGGATCGTGACTGCCGTCATTGCCTTCGGTGCCCTGGGGATTCTTGGTGGGGACTTCCTGGTGGACCTCCTGGGCTTCTATCTGGTAGGAAATGACGTCCTTACTGCCCCCTTCGGCGGGAGGGCTGCCTTTGGGGCCATCGTCTCCAGTCTTGGTTATGTGCTTTCGAGCCTGTATGGCCTGCTCTGTATCGCTGCCTGCCTGCGCACCCAGCGCAATGCTCAGGTGCTAGAGCTGTTAGGCGAGCAGCCATCCTCCGAGGAAAGACTCCGCTATACGCTCCGTGGTCGAGGCCTCACCCATATCCAAGAGGATGTGGTGCTCGGCATCCTCCGTGGGCAGACATCTGCTCAGATTGGGTTGGCTCTCCACTATTCGCGTGGGGCGATAAACACGGCACGGGCTGCCGCCTACAAGAGGCTTGACGTCCATAGCCGCTCCGAGTTGATTGCCACGTTGCACCAGTTGAGCGGCTTGTAA